The genome window GCTTGAGTTTTCTTTAATCTCTATAAAAGGATTTTCTTTAGCAAATTCATCTAAGCTTTCTTTTAGATCTTCAATATTAGCTTGCAATATAGGAAGCCAAGATCTTAAGGTTTGTGATAGTTTTGCTTTTTGTGTTATAGAGGTTTTTTGTTTAAGCATTATTCAAGTCTAAACTCACTTCCAAGATAGTATTTTTTAACATCTTCATTATGTGCAATTTCATTAGCATTGCCACTAGCTAGCAACCTTCCGCTTCTAATCACATAAGCTCTATCGCAAATTGCTAGAGTTTCTCTTACATTATGATCAGTGATCAAAACACCTATATTCATAGCCTTTAAATCATTAATCAAACTTTGAATTTCACTCACTGCGATAGGATCAACCCCAGCAAATGGTTCATCAAGAAGTAAAAATTTAGGATCACACATAAGTGATCTTGCGATTTCACAACGCCTTCTTTCACCCCCACTTAAACTCATACCTTTTCTATGTCTAATAGGTTCTATGCTAAGTAATTCTAGCATTTGCTCTATCTTTTGTTCTAATAAATTTTTATCCTTATATATTACTTGGGCGGCTAAAAGTAAATTTTCTTCCACACTTAAATCTTTAAAAACACTACTTTCTTGAGGTAAATACCCAATACCAAGCTTTGCTCTTTTATTAAGCGGTTCTTTCGTGATATCTTGTGAGTCTAAAAACACCTGCCCGCTTGTTGGTAAAATAAGCCCACATATCATATAAAAACTTGTAGTTTTTCCTGCTCCATTAGGCCCTAAAAGTCCTACTACTTCCCCGCTTTGTACTTCTAGTGAAACATCGTGTATGATTTTAGTTTTTTTAATGATTTTTTCTAAATTTCTAGCTTCTAGCTTACTCATGTATTATATACTTTCTTTTATTTTCATAAGGAATGATTTGTAAAATTATATTAAAAATTTGATATTTATCTAAGTATTTTTTTAATTTTTCATCACCCCATTCTACTAAATGCAAACCCTCTTCAAAAAAATTTTCAATCAAACCATTTTTTAAAAGTCCATCAAAACCTTCTTGATAAATATCATAATGATACATTTTGCCTTGTTGAAAATCATATTCTTGCATGATAGAAAATGTAGGAGAATTAAGCGTTTTTTCTACTCCAAGAAATTGAGCATAATTTTGAACCAAAGTGGTTTTACCACTTGCTAATTCCCCTTGAAGTAAAATAACTCCATTTTTAGGTAAAATTTCACAAAGCTTATAAAGCTCATTTTGACTTAAAATCATTTCTTTCATTGAATTTTTACCACATATTTTTCTTGCATAGCTTTTGGTATGCTTTTAGTTGTTGGTATGTCTAAGACTTTATAGATATTAGTATATTCTATAAATTTAATGCTTATTTCATCACCAATTTTTACTTCTTTACTAGCTTTAACCACTTGATTGTTTATACTTACTACGCCACTTTTACACATATCTTCTGAAATAGCACGACGCTTAGTAATATTAACTACATTTAAAAACTTATCTATTCTCATAAAAATATTTTATCAAAAAATACAAGAAAATGTTATAAAATGTCTAAATATTTTACATTATATTAAGCTAAATTCGTTAAATTTTAAAATTATTTTTACAAAGAGGAAAGACAATGAAAAAAGATATCAAAAAAGTGGTTTTAGCATATTCTGGTGGACTTGACACAAGTATAATTTTAAAATGGTTGCAAGATGAGTATAAATGTGAAGTGGTAACTTTCACAGCAGATATTGGACAAGGTGAAGAGCTTGAGCCTGCTAGAAAAAAAGCTCTTTCTTTAGGCGTAAAAGAAGAAAATATTTTTATTCAAGATTTAAAAGATGAATTTGTAAAAGATTATGTATTTCCTATGTTTAGAGCAAATGCTATTTATGAAGGAGAATATTTACTGGGTACAAGCATAGCAAGACCTTTGATAGCAAAAGCTTTAGTAGAAATAGCAAATAAAACAAGTGCAGATGCCATCAGCCATGGAGCAACTGGTAAGGGAAATGATCAAGTGCGTTTTGAATTAGGTGCTTTGGCACTAAATCCAAACTTAGCCATCATTGCTCCTTGGAGAGAATGGGATTTAAATAGCCGTGAAAAACTTTTGGCTTATGCGCAAAAACATGGCATTGATATAGCTAAAAAGCCAGGTAAATCACCTTATTCTATGGATGCAAATTTATTGCATATTTCTTATGAAGGTTTAGTGCTTGAAGATCCTGCGGCTAAACCCGAAGCAGATATGTGGCGTTGGGTGAAAGATTTAAAAGAAACTCCAAATGAAAGTGAAGTGATAGAGCTTGAGTTTAGTAAAGGCGATTTGTGTGCTATTAATGGAGAAAAAATGTCTCCTGCACAGCTTTTAGCAAAACTTAATGAGCTTGGTGTAAAACATGGTATAGGTCGTCTTGATATTGTTGAAAATCGCTATGTTGGTATGAAAAGTAGAGGTTGTTATGAAACTCCAGGTGGAAGTATACTTTTAAAAGCACACCGTGCTATAGAAAGTATCACTCTTGATAGAGAAGCAGCACATTTAAAAGATGAATTAATGCCAAAATATGCAAGTTTGATTTATAATGGCTATTGGTTCTCACCTGAAAGATTAATGCTTCAAGCCTTAATTGATGAGTCACAAAAATATGTAAATGGTAAAGTTAAACTTGAATTATATAAAGGTAATGTGATGGTAATAGGCAGAGAAAGTGCGAATGATAGTTTATTTAGTGAGGCTTATTGTACTTTTGAAGAAGATGCTGTGTATGATCAAAAAGATGCAGCAGGTTTTATAAGATTAAATGCTTTAAGATTTATTATCGCAGGTAAAAATGGAAGAAAATTTTAAAAAAGGAAAACAATGAAAGTATTATTAATCAAAGATGTAAAAAGCTTAGGAAAAGCAGGAGAAGTTAAAGAAGTAAAAGATGGATATGGGCAAAATTTTTTAATTGCCAAAGGTTTTGCTAAAGCTGCTACACATGAAGTTTTAAAACAATATGAAGCAGAGCAAAAGAAAAAGGCAGAAAATTTAAGATTTGAGCTTGCAAATTTGGAAAAATTAAAAGAAGAATTATCTAAAATCACTATTTGTATAGCTAAGCCTGTAGGAGCTAATGGAAGCTTGTTTGGCGGGGTTACTAAAGATGAAATCGCTCATGCGCTAAAAGAACAAAAAGGCATAGAGCTTGATAAAAAAAGCTTAGAATGTGATACTATAAAAGAACTTGGTGTGCATGAAATTTCAGCAAAATTAGGCCATGCAATTCATGCTGTATTTAAGCTAGAAGTTAAAGGAGAATAATGTTTCACGCAACTACAATTTTAGCTTATAAAGGTAAAAATAAGTCTGTAATTGGTGGAGATGGACAAGTAAGTTTTGGAAATACTGTTTTAAAAAATAATGCAGTTAAAATTAGAAAGTTAAACAATGGAAAAGTATTAGCAGGCTTTGCAGGAAGCACTGCTGATGCTTTTAATCTTTTTGATATGTTTGAAAAACTACTTTCTAGTTCTAAGGGTGATTTATTAAAAGCTGCAATAGATTTTTCAAAAGAATGGCGTAAGGATAAATATCTAAGAAAACTTGAAGCAATGATGCTAGTGTTAGATAGAAATCATATATTTTTACTTTCAGGAACTGGAGATGTAGTTGAGCCTGAAGATGGCGCTATAGCAGCTATTGGAAGTGGTGGCAACTACGCGCTTTCTGCTGCAAGAGCTTTAGCTAAACACTCAAGTTTAGATGAGGAAGAATTAGTTAAAGAAAGCTTGCAAATAGCTGGTGAAATTTGCATTTATACAAATACAAATATTAAAACTTATGTAATTGAGGATGATAAATGAATTTAACTCCAAAAGAGATTGTGAAATTTTTAGATGATTATGTAATTGGACAAAAAAATGCCAAAAAAATCATAGCAATTGCTTTAAGAAATCGTTATAGAAGAATGCAGCTTAGTCCTGAACTTCAAGATGATATCATGCCAAAAAATATTTTAATGATAGGATCAACTGGAGTTGGTAAAACAGAGATTGCAAGACGCCTTGCTAAGATGATGGGACTTCCTTTTGTAAAAGTTGAAGCAAGTAAATATACTGAAGTTGGTTTTGTTGGGCGTGATGTAGAAAGTATGGTTAGAGATTTGGCTAATGCTGCTTTAAATTTAGTAAAAAATGAAGAAAAAGAAAAAAATAAAGAAAAGATTAATGAATTTATAGAAAATAAGATTTTAGAAAAACTTTTACCGCCCTTACCAAAAGGTGTTAGCGAAGAAAAACAAGAAGAGTATCAAAATTCTTTAGAAAAAATGCGCGTGAAATTAAAAGCTGGTGATTTAGATAATAGCACAATAGAAGTTGAAATTTCACAAAGTGTATTTGATACTAATCCAAATTTACCACCTGAAATGGGCGCTATGCAAGATATAGTAAAAGTTATTGGTGTGGGTAATAAAAAAGTTAAAAAAGAAATGAAAGTAAAAGATGCAAGAATAGCTCTAGCTCAAGAAGCAAGTGAGAAAATTCTTGATATGGAAAGTATTAAAGGCGAGGCTTTAAGAAGAGCTGAAAATGAAGGGATTATTTTTATCGATGAGATAGATAAGGTAGCAGTTTCAAGCTCAAATTCAAACCGCCAAGATCCAAGCAAAGAAGGAGTGCAAAGAGATTTGCTTCCAATAGTTGAAGGTAGCACTATACAAACTAAATTTGGTCCTTTAAAAACTGATCATATTTTATTTATTGCAGCAGGTGCTTTTCATCTAAGTAAGCCAAGTGATTTAATCCCTGAACTTCAAGGGCGTTTTCCTTTGAGAGTTGAGCTTGATTCATTAGATGAGGATGCTTTATATGCTATTTTAACAAGACCTAAAAATTCATTGCTAACGCAGTATATTGAGCTTTTAAAAACTGAAAATGTAGAGCTTGTTTTTGAAGATGAGGCTATTAGAGAAATAGCAAAAATAGCAAGTAAGGCTAATGAAGAAATGCAAGATATTGGTGCAAGACGCTTACATACAGTAGTGGAAAAACTTTTGGAAGATATTAGTTTTGAAGCAGATGAATATGCAGGTAAAGTATATAAAATAGATGATTTTAAAGTGCAAGTTAAACTTGGAGATATCATAGAAAATAAAGATTTAGCTAGGTATATCTTGTGAAAAGCGGCTTTATAAGCATAGTGGGTAGAACTAATGCGGGAAAAAGTTCTATCCTAAATTCTTTGTTGGAAGAAAAAGTGGCTATGGTTTCTCATAAGCAAAATGCTACAAGAAGAAAAATTAATGCGATCATAATGCATGAAAACCATCAGCTTATTTTTATAGATACGCCAGGTTTGCACGCAAGTTCTAAAGCTATGAATCAACTTATGATTGATTTAGCGATTAAAAGCATTGCTGATTGTGATGTGATTTTATTTGTAGCTAGTATTTATGATGATATTAAAGATTATGAAAATTTTTTAAGTTTAAACCCTAAAGTGCCACATATAGTATTAATCAATAAGGTTGATTTGGTAAAAAAAGAAGTTTTGCTTAAAAAATTAAGCGAGTATTCTCAGTTTAGCTCGCATTTTAGTGCTATTATCCCCTATTCTGCTAAGCAAAAATTTTATAAAAAAATTCTTTTAGATGAGATGATTAAGTATTTGCCCAAGCACCCGTATTATTTTGATCCTGAGTTTATTACTACTACAAATGAAAAGGATATTTATAGAGATTTTATCTTAGAAGCCATATATGAAAATTTAAGTGATGAAATTCCTTATAGCACTGAAGTCAAAATAGAAAAAATCAAAGAACTAGAGCAAATTTATTATATCAATGCCACTATCATTACAGATAGTAATTCTCACAAAGGAATGATATTAGGTAAAGATGGTGCTACAATTAAGCGTATAGGTAAGGAAGCTAGAGTGAAAATAGAAAAATTAGCACAAAAAAAGGTAATGTTAAAACTGTTCGTTCAGCTTGAGAAAAATTGGCACAAAAACGAGCAAAACCTTAAGAAAATACTTTATGATGGGTAAGAAAACTATTCTAAAAGATTTTCTTGCTTATGAAAAGCTTTTGTATATTAAATTTGCAAATCCTATTAGCGAAGATGAAATTTTAAAAAAGAGTTTTGAAGAGCTTGGTCTTAAAGATGATTTTTCTTATAAGTTAAAGTATTTTCAAGATAAATCTTTTACTCATGTATTTTTGTGCAAATATGAAGATATTCTAGATATTGATTATATAATCCCAGAACCCCTACTTTTTGAAGTGTATTTTAAAAATAATACAAATAGTGAAAATCTTGCATTATTGTTTAAGGAAAAATACATAGTTTTAGTGGAGTATTTAGGATATGAATTTCAAAATTGTAAAGTTATACCATTAAATGTTTATGATAAAAAATATGAAGAAAAATTAAAAAATACCTATAAGCACATTATAAGCATAGATGATACTCAAAATCTTAGCAGTTTTGATAAATTTAATAGTAATATTTTTTATCAAAAATTGTTAAAAAATTGGGATCAATTCAAGATTAATTTTACCAACAAAGAAAAAATAAATCATTTAAAATCTTTTAGTTTTAAGATTTTATTGGCTTTTGTTTGTGGAGTTTTATTAGCTTTAGCTTATCCTTTATATTTATATATACAAAAATCATTTTATGAAAATGAGAAAATAAAATATGAAAATTTAATAAAAAATCAAGATGTTATTTTAGAACAGATAAAAATAAATCAAAAACAAAATCAAGAACTTAAAAAACTACAAGAAGAAAATGAGTTAAAGGTTGATTTGTTGCAAAAATTTTATACAAATACACTTTGTTATAAAGATTTTTATGATTTTTTAAGAGTTTTAAATTCTCATCAAGCTTATATAGAAGCTTTACATGTTAAAAATAATGATTTTATTATAGAACTTAAAAATGACTATGAATTTTATGAAGATCTTAAAAAATATCATTTTGTATTAAAAAATAAAGAAATTAATCATGGAAAAATTACTCTTGTTTTTGAAAAATCTTTATAAAAATTTAGAAAATATCTTTACTAGGTTATCTGGGCGTGAATTTGTATTGTCTTTGATAGTTGTTTTTGTTTTTGGTTTTTTCATGGTTTATATGGGTGTTTTTGACTATTTTGAAAAACAAATGAAGTTGTCAAAAGATGAACTATATGTTTTACAAACAAAATACGAGCAAAAACAAGAAGTGATTTCTGATTTAAAAGAAGATGAAAATATATCTTATAATGATCGCTCGTTTTTAAGCATAAATAAAGATTATCAAAGTATTTTAAAGGATATAGAAAAGAATCTTATTGGGGTGCAATCTTTGCAAATTCAAAGCTATAAAAATCAAGATGGATATTTTGCTTATTATGAATTAAGATTAAGTTTTGTTGGCGATTTTATTTTTTTAATGCAATTTTTACAAAAACTAGATCCATATATAAAAGTTAAAAATTTAGAACTTGTAAAATATGAAAATAAATTAAAAATTACACTAAATCTTATTTTTGCTCTGGTATAAAAATAATTTTTTTGGTAGAATTTATCTAAACATGGCAAGCGATCGCTTCTTTTGAAGAGGAAAGTCCGAGCTGCAATAAGACAAAGATTCCATCTAATGGATGGCTAGGGTAACCTAAGGGAAAGTGCAACAGAAAGAAAACTACCATATTTTATATGGAAAAGGTGAAACGGTAGAGTAAGAGCCTACCAGTAGCTTTGGTAACAAAGCTAGCTATGTAAACCCAATCTGCAGCAAGAAGGGGTGGTTTTAGTCTTATAATATAACCCTTCGCTTGAACTTGTTTGCAAAAACAAGTCTAGATAAATGATCGCTCTTGACAGAACTCGGCTTATAGCCATGTTTTACTTCATATAAGCAGAAGCTTTTTTGAGTTTTTGTAAATTAATAGCTACTTCATCTTGCTTTTTTTTCATGAAAGCTATTGCTTCATTAGTAAGTGCTAAAGCCTCATTAGGATAATCTTTAAAATCAGGTTTTTCGATGAGTTTAACTATTTTTTCCACATCTTCAGTATATACAGCTAGTTTAAATTCATCTATCCACTTTTTTTCGCTCATTTTTGATGTACTTCCCTCCAAGCTTCTAATAAGCCTTTTACTACATTTATTACTTCATCTACTCTAGCCTCATTGTTTTCTATATTGGCTAAAGAAAGAAGTTGTAATTCTCTAGTGTATAAACCACTTAGATAATGTGCCACATCTCCACCTTTTTCATAGTCAAGACAATTGATAAGTTCTATAAAAATAGCACTGGCTCTTTTTACATAATACACTCTTTCTTCAATATTTTCATTTTGTATGGCTATTTTTATTCTACTAGCAAAGCGTAAAATTCCTCCGTATAGCATTTCTATAAGTTTTTCTTGAGATTCTACACCTGCTTGACTTTGTGAATATGCATTGTAAACTGCACTATTTACCATTTAAATCCTTTCCTGTTTTAAGAATTTTGATTATTTGCTGCATTAATCATATTAGCAATAACGCTTGCTTGATTATTTAATTTAGAAATAATACTATCATACGCTGCCCATGTTGACCACATAGTGTCATATTTTGTATCAATAGAGCTTTTTGTATTTTCTATGGTTTCATTTAAATTCTTTGATTCTTTTGTTAAGGAAGCTTTATATCCACCAAAAGATCCTTCAGAACTCATCATTTCTCTCATAGTATTTTTTAAGACACCAAAAGTTCCAGTTTCTTCTTTCCAATTTGAATACATAGTTTTAGGACTTAAGCCAAATTGCTTTAAAAAATCTTCTTTGCCTTGAATTTCCAAATCACTCCCTGAAGTTCCTTTGATTTTAAATTGAATTTTTTGATCAGAACTTCCCTGATTAATAATCTCAAAGCTAGCTTCTAAACCCTCTATTCCAAAACTATTAATATGATCTATAAGATTTTGAGCCATTTCCTCATCAGTATCTCCCGTTAATATAAATGGATCTCCGTTTTTAGTTTTGGTTAAATCTATAGTTTCATCATTATATATAATTTTAAATTCAGAATCAGTAAAATCAATTCCGCTTGGATTGTCTTTTGCAAAACCCCCAACTTTTTCCCCACTTAAGTTTATATCTTCAAAACCATTGCTTCCTACAAAAAATCTTTCAGCCATCTCTGGATCTTCACTAAATTTGGTATTAAATTTAGAAGAATCAAAAGTCATAGTTCCATTAGATATAGTAAGCCCATAATCAGCCAAAGACAAACTAACTTTAGATGATATTTTCGTCCCTTCTGAAGTGTCGCTATCACCAACTGTTATAGTTCCATCTACAGTGATAGTTTTTAGTAATATATTATTAATTTCTGATTTTATGTTATAGATTGAACTTACACCTACAAAATTTCCTTTTGTTCCCGCATCAGGGTCGTATTTTGTAGCTGCTGTGATATTCAACATTAAATCATTATAGGCAGTTGCTAAATTTTGTAAAGATTCTGAAATAGCAGCAGTATCTTGAGTAATATTAAAGCTAATTTCACCTTTTTGCTTTAATTCTAAAGTAGCATCAGGAGCTATATCTGTAATGGTATTAGTTGGTCTAGTCATTTTAACACCATCAACGCTAAAAATAGCATCCATACCTTTTTGTATATGGTTTTCATTATCTGCTTTTACATTATAACCTTGTGGAGTACTAGTATCTAAAGTGATTCCAAATTTACTGCTTAATAAATTTGTAGCCTTTTCATCTCTAGTGTAATTTGTTTGATCGATGTTACCATCTTCATCTACTGCATAACCACCATCAAAAATACCAAGTTCAGCACCATTAGTCGTTTTAAATGTTGCTGCACCATCTTTTAATTCAAGATTAACTTTACCATTAGTTTTTTTGCTAATTTGCTCGGCTAAACTTTCATAGGTAGTATTTTCATCAATATCTATGGTGTATTTATCATAATTATCACCATTTTTAACCACAAAAGTTAAAGAAGTTTTTTCTCCAGGGTTGAGAAGTTTATCAGAGGTTTGACCACTTATATTCCCACTAATTTGTGTCTTATCCGAATTTCCTTGTTCTCTAAAACCAAACAAACCGCCAGCACTAATGCTATTTTTATCAAGTTCCCAACCTAAACCTTTTAAAAGATCTTCATTGCCTGAAAAAGAAATATTATTTTGAGTTCCTGTATCTTTGCTTTGCACAACTAGTCGATATGGATTTTCTCTATCTCCGGTATTGACTATTTTAGCTTCTACCTTACCTCCTGTTGCAGAATTTATTTTTTCAGCAAGTTGAGCTACAGTTGTGCTTTGATCTATATCAATTTTATATTCTTTTCCATTTTGAGTTATGGTAAAAGAAGTATTTCCTCCTTGCAATCCTAAACTTTGCATAACAGAAGAAGTTTTATCTTTAAAACCATTGCTTTGATAAACATCTTTTTGAGCAAGTTGATCCACAATAACTTTCATATTGGTAAGATTAGATAAAGATCCTACGGTTAAACTAGCAGCAGCACTATCGCCACTTACACTAGGAGAAACTTTTTTTTGATTAAATTGTGTTGCATCGCCAAGACTATTTACAGCAGTTTGAAATGCAAGTAGTTTAGCTTCAAGTTCTGCTAAGTCTTTTTGTCTTAAACCGTTAGTTTCAAGTTGCGAATTATAAAATTTCAAATTCGCATTCATTTCCGCCTCTTTAAGTTTATTTAGCGTATCACTTGTTAAAACACCTGAACCTATCCCTAAGCTTCCTAAACTACCTACTGCCATGATTAACTCTCCTTATCAAAAATAGTACCTATAACACCTTTAAAATGTTCTATTAATTTCATTGCTTCTTCACTAGGAATTTTACGTATCAGCTTTCCAGTATCTTTTTCAGTTACATTTATATACATTTCATTAATTTTATCATTAAATGCAAAACGAACATTTGTTCCTAGTGTTTCCATTTGGTTATTAAGTTTTTCTGTTGCATTTTTTAGTTTTTCATTTAAATTCTCATCTTGATTATTTAAATTAACTTGTTGCTTATTCTCTTGAGGTGCTTTTTCAATACTTTTTGTATTAAAATGAGTTACATTTGCATCTCTTTGAATATTGTTTCCAATGTCCATTTTAAACTCCTTTTTAAAAGACTTTAAAATACTCTATCGACATAATTTTAAAAAACTTAATATTTAGATTAAAAATCTATATTTTCTTGATAAGCAAAAAGTGTTCTCAAAAAGTTTAAAATTAAAAAATTTCAAACTTTTTGAATAATTTTTCATCATTTGGAAGTAAATTTTTAGCAATAAGTCTATCTATAACTTCTTTGGAGCAATTTGTCATTAAAGGCCATTCTTTATGGTAATCTTCTAATAATCCTTTATTTGTCGCATCGATTGCAATGCAATCTTTTTTAATAAATATATCTCTTTTTGCATCAATATTATTTACCACGCGCCAAATTAGCATATAAGGATTTTCTAAAATAGCATCTATATCCAAGAAAACTAAGATTCTAAAATGTTTTTTACAAGTTTGTAATTTTTCAAAAATTTGAGTAATTTTTTCTTTTTTATCAATTAAAATTACACAAATTGGAGCAAAGGTTTGGGTGTAAAACTGCTTTAATTTTAAAATACTTTGATCTTTTTCTTTAAAAAGCGAAAGCAAGGTTTCATCGCTTAGAATTTCAAGCTCGACTTTTTTCTCATCACCACACGCATCAAGCCCTGCTTTACCACCATAACAATAAGTACTTGAAGCATGATCAAGCTGATCGCAAATTCCTTCACTAATAAGTAATTTTTCTTCATCAAAACGATTAAGTATATAAGGTATGAGTTTGTCATAATCTTGCAAGTAAGGTGCATTTTCATCAACAAAAATAGCATGTTTTACAAAACTCATTTGCCCTACTCCCCAAAAAGTATGCATGACTTGTTTTGCATGAGCTGGGTATTTTGCTTCTATTTTAGCCAAGATTAGATTATGAAAAACCCCGTTTTCAGGCATGTTATAATCTATCAAATCAGGCGCGTTTGTCTGAAGTAAAGGTAAAAAAATTCTTTCTGTGCCAAGCCCCATGTATTTATCTTCTAAAGGTGGTTTTCCCACAACAGTAGCTTGATAAATCGCATTTTTTTTAGCAAAGATTTTTTCTACTTTTAAAATAGGACAAAGCTCAATCGGAGTGTAAAAACCCGTATGATCTCCAAAAGGTCCCTCAGGTGCAAATTCATTTGGATCTACAAAGCCTTCAATCACAAAATCACTATCATAAGGCACATAAAGATGATTGCTTTTACATTTTGCCAAAATTACAGGTTTTTTCTTGATAAAACCATAAAGTAAAAGTTCAAAAATTCCTTTTGGTAAAGGTGCTTGAGCACACCAAATATATAAAGGATCTCCACCTATAGCTATGCTTACTGGCATTTTTTGATTTGCTTTTTTATACTCATGAAAAAAATGGCTCGCATCTTTATGAATTTGCCAATGCATAAGCAAGGTTTTTTCATCAACCACTTGCAAGCGATACATTCCAAGATTATTTTGTTTTCCATCTAAGCTTTGAGTGTAAACTTGCCCCATGGTAATAAAAGGCGCAGCGTCTTTTTCCCAAGTTTTTAAAATAGGCATATCATATAAAGAATTTAAGCTTTTGTAGTTAAATTCTCCATCTTTTTTAATGCGTTTTGGTGGGATATTTTTTAAATCAAGTAAGGTTTTGAAAAAATTTAATTTTGCTCCAAAACTTTGTGGTATATGCATTTTAAGTAAAGAACTAATTTCTTTAGCTACTTCCTCATAGTCTTTCCCAAATGCCAAATTTAAAGCTTTTTTATTACAAAAAGTATTTAAAAGTACGGGATAATCGTATTTTTTACCATTTTTTACTGCATTAGTAAAAAGTAAGGCTTTTGAATCTTCTTTTTTAACTTCTATATAAGCTAAATGTGCCATTTCAAGATCAACATCAACAGGTTCATGGATGGTTTTTAATAAATTATTTTTTTCTAAAAGCTCTATGAATTTTTGCATTTATATCATACTCTCTGCTTCTTTTAAAATTTCTTTTGCGCCTTTTGCTATCATTTCTTTAGCTAAAAGCTCGCCTGTATTTGCGTAATCTTGTTTATTAATCACTCTTTTTTCTTTGAGAATTTTACTTGCATCAGGTAAGCCTACTATGGCGCGAATTTCTATTTTTTCATCAATGATTTTTGCATTAATTCCTATAGGTACTTGGCAGCCACCTTCTAGAGTTTTTATAAAATCTCTTTCTATATGGGTTTCTATGAAGGCATTTTCGTCATTTAAGCATTCAAGGTATTTTAAAATTTTCTTATCATCAATGCTTTCTATGCCTAAGGCTCCTTGGGAAGCAGCAGGTATCATCTCATCAAGTTCAAAAGCCCTAATGTATTTTATTTCTTTATCCAAACCTAAGCGTTTAATACCAGCTAAAGCTAAAATAATAGCGTCAAATTCTTTGGCTTTAAGTTTTTCTAAGCGTGAGTTAATATTACCTCTTAGAGAAATGATGTTTAAATCAGGTCTTAGTGCTAAAAGTTGCATTCTTCTTCTAAGACTTGTTGTACCTACTTTTGCACCTTTTGGAAGGGCATTTAAGTCTTCATAATATTCACTCAAAAAAGCATCATTTACTACCTCTCTTTTTGAAATAGCAGCTAAAACCAAACCTTTTGGGAAAAAACTAGGC of Campylobacter lari contains these proteins:
- the fliS gene encoding flagellar export chaperone FliS, which gives rise to MVNSAVYNAYSQSQAGVESQEKLIEMLYGGILRFASRIKIAIQNENIEERVYYVKRASAIFIELINCLDYEKGGDVAHYLSGLYTRELQLLSLANIENNEARVDEVINVVKGLLEAWREVHQK
- the fliD gene encoding flagellar filament capping protein FliD, whose product is MAVGSLGSLGIGSGVLTSDTLNKLKEAEMNANLKFYNSQLETNGLRQKDLAELEAKLLAFQTAVNSLGDATQFNQKKVSPSVSGDSAAASLTVGSLSNLTNMKVIVDQLAQKDVYQSNGFKDKTSSVMQSLGLQGGNTSFTITQNGKEYKIDIDQSTTVAQLAEKINSATGGKVEAKIVNTGDRENPYRLVVQSKDTGTQNNISFSGNEDLLKGLGWELDKNSISAGGLFGFREQGNSDKTQISGNISGQTSDKLLNPGEKTSLTFVVKNGDNYDKYTIDIDENTTYESLAEQISKKTNGKVNLELKDGAATFKTTNGAELGIFDGGYAVDEDGNIDQTNYTRDEKATNLLSSKFGITLDTSTPQGYNVKADNENHIQKGMDAIFSVDGVKMTRPTNTITDIAPDATLELKQKGEISFNITQDTAAISESLQNLATAYNDLMLNITAATKYDPDAGTKGNFVGVSSIYNIKSEINNILLKTITVDGTITVGDSDTSEGTKISSKVSLSLADYGLTISNGTMTFDSSKFNTKFSEDPEMAERFFVGSNGFEDINLSGEKVGGFAKDNPSGIDFTDSEFKIIYNDETIDLTKTKNGDPFILTGDTDEEMAQNLIDHINSFGIEGLEASFEIINQGSSDQKIQFKIKGTSGSDLEIQGKEDFLKQFGLSPKTMYSNWKEETGTFGVLKNTMREMMSSEGSFGGYKASLTKESKNLNETIENTKSSIDTKYDTMWSTWAAYDSIISKLNNQASVIANMINAANNQNS
- a CDS encoding FlaG family protein, translating into MDIGNNIQRDANVTHFNTKSIEKAPQENKQQVNLNNQDENLNEKLKNATEKLNNQMETLGTNVRFAFNDKINEMYINVTEKDTGKLIRKIPSEEAMKLIEHFKGVIGTIFDKES
- a CDS encoding menaquinone biosynthesis decarboxylase, whose product is MQKFIELLEKNNLLKTIHEPVDVDLEMAHLAYIEVKKEDSKALLFTNAVKNGKKYDYPVLLNTFCNKKALNLAFGKDYEEVAKEISSLLKMHIPQSFGAKLNFFKTLLDLKNIPPKRIKKDGEFNYKSLNSLYDMPILKTWEKDAAPFITMGQVYTQSLDGKQNNLGMYRLQVVDEKTLLMHWQIHKDASHFFHEYKKANQKMPVSIAIGGDPLYIWCAQAPLPKGIFELLLYGFIKKKPVILAKCKSNHLYVPYDSDFVIEGFVDPNEFAPEGPFGDHTGFYTPIELCPILKVEKIFAKKNAIYQATVVGKPPLEDKYMGLGTERIFLPLLQTNAPDLIDYNMPENGVFHNLILAKIEAKYPAHAKQVMHTFWGVGQMSFVKHAIFVDENAPYLQDYDKLIPYILNRFDEEKLLISEGICDQLDHASSTYCYGGKAGLDACGDEKKVELEILSDETLLSLFKEKDQSILKLKQFYTQTFAPICVILIDKKEKITQIFEKLQTCKKHFRILVFLDIDAILENPYMLIWRVVNNIDAKRDIFIKKDCIAIDATNKGLLEDYHKEWPLMTNCSKEVIDRLIAKNLLPNDEKLFKKFEIF
- the era gene encoding GTPase Era translates to MKSGFISIVGRTNAGKSSILNSLLEEKVAMVSHKQNATRRKINAIIMHENHQLIFIDTPGLHASSKAMNQLMIDLAIKSIADCDVILFVASIYDDIKDYENFLSLNPKVPHIVLINKVDLVKKEVLLKKLSEYSQFSSHFSAIIPYSAKQKFYKKILLDEMIKYLPKHPYYFDPEFITTTNEKDIYRDFILEAIYENLSDEIPYSTEVKIEKIKELEQIYYINATIITDSNSHKGMILGKDGATIKRIGKEARVKIEKLAQKKVMLKLFVQLEKNWHKNEQNLKKILYDG